The Podospora bellae-mahoneyi strain CBS 112042 chromosome 7, whole genome shotgun sequence genomic sequence GCTCCGTAGGCAGGATCCAGTCCAGCTCGACAAAGTCGTCCATGTCAATCCACCGCGAATCATTATCCGGAATCGTGAACCTCGACACGTCCGCCACATCAGGTTCCTGATCCCCGATATAGCTCGACAGCGAAGCCTTGGTCACCGCATCCGCCGTGGTGCCGCGAATGCTAGCCGACACAGCCCTCACATCGGCAGACACAAGATCCAGCTGGCCAGCATGTATCCTCATGCCGCTCGTCCTAGACTGGGTGTTCCGCCCGCGATCGGGAGTGGTGAACTCCTCCCTTCTCATGTGCAAATCCAGCATCCAGCTGTCAAACCGGACCTTGATACCCGTCGCAGAAACAGAATTCTCCGCGTAGTCCTCCACATCCTTGTGCTTGTAGATGTGACTGAGGAACAGCGGCGCCAGCAAAACATTGTACTTGATCGTAGCCAGATGCCTTCCAAACTTCTTGCTgttcttctctcttccagGCCAGAGAGCACCCTGTCGAATAGGCAGAGAAAGCGGCCCAGAGAAAAGCGACCACCAGGCGAAGAAGTGGGTGAAGAATCTCGGGGTGAGATGCACCGTATTGTAGCTGCGAGACGGTTCCGTGACAGACCCAGTCCACTCCCGATCAACCGGCGCCCGAACAGCAACAGACAAGTGAATATGCTGACTGCGGAACCCGCGAAAGGCATCATACGGCACGCCATTCTCCGCCTTGGCGAGATGGGGCGCCTTGAGAATGACATCGTAATGAGGCTTGAACTCGAAGCTCCTCTCACCATTGACAATAGCCTTTTCAAACACCAGTCCGGCCATCACTTGCACCTTGCCGGACAGTTTCATGACCACTTTTTTGAAAGCCGCGCCGGATTTGTAGCTGCTGTCACTGGTAAAgctctcatcctcgccatgcTGCCTCCTCGTTTCACGGACGTGATGGCTGTAATCAGGCACAGCAAGGACATACTCCCCACTGTCCACCGTCATGAACCGCTTCGGGTCATCATCAGCGTGAATATTCCACCTGACATCCTTCCTCCAGCACATGATGAAGCCCGCGCCGTTCCCAGTGACCTGGTAAGGATCCCTACTGCCCTTCAGCGCCAGGTGGACATCGCCGCCCTCCCTCCACGCCACCCGAACTCTGGAGTGGAAATTCAGCCGAATCTTGTCCCAGAACCCGACCTTTTCAGATGGATCAAGCTGCGGCTTCGTCATCGACTctatcgccatcatcatgtcctGAATCGCAGGCTGATACGACGGCCCCCAGGTGATTCTCGTCGGATTGCTGGTATGGATATCAATCGCCATGTCAGAGAAAGTCTTGACAGGCCCGATGGTCCTGCGGACGTCCACCGCAAAGCTTCCCTGGTTGGATGCCATTGGATCCAGAGTCCGGCCTGGCACAATCTGGACTTTGATCTTTCTCATCGACTCTGGTCCTCTGTACTCTTCGGCAATGACAAAGTCCGTCGTCATGGACAGAGCCTGCATTCTCGCGGATTGGGATGACTTGGTCGAGGGAACATGGATAAACGGCAGTGGGTAGTCTCTCAGAGATATCCTCGCCTCGCCCATCTCGATCCTGACGCTCATCGGGACAAGCAACGCATATTTCATATCCCTTGGCATGCCCTTCCCGACCTTGTGCAAGAAATCAGGCAGGTCTTTCATCGGGAAAGACGGCTTGTCGAGCATGATGTGCAGATCGCTAAGCAGCGCCGACATCAATGCTGGCCGCTGCGGGACCTCGAGAATCTTTTCGCTGTCGTTCCAGTCCTCCGGCACCTCGTTGTGGCCCCAGAACGCAGCGTGCAAGTCCTTGGTGGCATTCTTGGACAGCTCATACTGCTGATCAATCCGCTGCTTCCAGCTTCTGGCGTTATGAATATTGAGCCTCTCTCTCGCTTCATTGATCGAGATCCTGGCATCCCCACTGAtccccaaacaccccccctcaGGATCATACCTCGGCGCCCGTCCCCtaaacctcccctcccccccaccagaCCGTCCCTCATCAGCCCCAATACTCCTACTCCTCGGCCCCCCATCCCCTgacatcctcgtcttcccccTCGACGCCGCCGACCTCGTCCTCAACTTGGCGCTCTCCTTCTTCGACTCCTCCTCATggatcttcttcaccttgacCCTaaacgcctcctccctcgcctgcctctgcatcatctccaccttcCCGGCCCGATAAATCATCCCCAACTTCCACTCAAACgccccatcctccagctcgaaAAGCAACGTCTTGGTACGGAGCGAAACTTTGGGCACATTCCTCGGCCCTTCCGGTCCCTTATCCAGAATATACTCATTCGTCCCCGTCTTGAACCGATGATGCAGCTGCTGCACCGACTTGATCGAGTTGACCAAATTGTCCGTAATCTTGTACACCACCAAATCATGCGGCACCGCCACCCTGATTGTCTCCGAGACCACATCAAACATCCTCTCATCCTGCACCTGCCCACCCGTAAACTTTTTCCTCGACTCCCGGTAGTCCAACCTCACGTTCTTGACGCTGATGATCCTTGCCCAgaccctcctcatcctcggcgctTCCGCATAGAGCCTTATCAACCTCGCATGCAAAAACGGTGGCGACCAGCGATGTCTCCCCGCCTCCAAGTTACATATCTGGAACATCACCTGGGGATCAGAAGGTAAATCCGCCTTGATCTGGATCAGCGTCGCCTTGAAATCAACCGCCACCAACTCTTGAACAAAAGACCTCgcgacctccccatcaagCGACAGCTCCGGAATAGTCCCCCCCGCAGAAGGCGGCGACAAGTGTCCCACAACCAGCCTCTTCACACCCATCTTGGGCGTActcggcaccatcaccacccgtGTCGCCGGGCTTGCCCCCCCAGCAGCATTCGTCCTCACAAACGCCTTCCTCAGCACCGCAACcgccacagcaacagcataATGCCTGTAAAGCGAGTACTGCAGCAACACCGTCCTAATCTGCGAATGAACATGAAACACCGGCCCCTGGTTGTCACTCAGCGTCGAAAACGCCAGCTCCAACTTGGGAATATTCAAAAACggctccacctcccacttGTCCTCTGCCTCAATCATGTAGGCTTCAAACCCCCTCACATGAAGcgatatcctcctcccatccccatcatgaTGATACTTTTTCCTCGGAGACATCGGAATCGTCTTCAAAAGATCAGTCTCGGGCGACATCATCCCCCGACTGCTCGCCCGTCGTCTAGACGGCCTCCTCTGAAGATTGTCAAGCCTCTGGGCGCGGTATTCGGTCGTCCACGTATCCAGCTGAATCGCCAGACCCCTCGTCTCGTCAGAGATGTCCTTGTCCACACCGGCCACCTCGACACTGAAGTCTGAGCAGGACAGCTGAAAGTGCAACAGCCACGCCGGCATCGCCCGCAGGAAATTAGAGTGCCTCGCCGTCTTTGACGAAGCCCTCTTGTCCGGCTCGACGTCCAGTCGCAACTGTCGTACAATCTGCCTCAGACCGTCCCCAATCTCATCTTTGACCATCTTCAGCGAGAAAGTCTGCAGATTGCCCGTCGCCACCACCTGTACGTTAGGCGAGGCGCTAAGCTGAATTTTGAGATCAAACGAGTCCGTCTCGAGGAGATCAATCTTTTCGTTTCCGGCCGAGGTCTGGTAGTAAAGATGGTGAGTTTGTAGCCGCATAGTAGCCGCAAGGCTGTAGTGAAGCTGGTCGACCGTAGAATGGAACGACTCCATGTCCAGTGAAATGGACGAGATGGATGATATAATCAGATCAAAATCATCTGGATCAGCGCCTTTGTGCACCGGCGGGAGTGCTATTCTCACTACTGGCTCGTGCATGGAGAATTTGATGTTGGccttggggaggaggcgtgaGATGAGCATGTGCCGTGTCTGCGGTTCGGATTTGTGAGCTTTTGGCTTTCGTCGTAGCATAGCTAtaagaagagggaggtgtcGAGGATCGAGGTCGACGGATGGTGAGGTGACGACCGAGTTGGCGAATAAAATGTTGGCATTGCGCTGCTCAGCGGTGCCCTCGTGGGTGAGCTCGACTGTTTTAGAGGGGAGGGTCGTCCgaacggtggtggtggccatggGGATGTACATGATCCTCTCGGGCTTGCCATGTCCATCGTCGAGGCCGATGGATACTGACAACGCGGCAGCCAATGCTTCGTGGGCAGTATCTTTTGAGGGAAAATACATCCTATGTGCTGAGGACTTGGGGTCGAGCCGATGGAGGTCGATGCCCACCTCCTTCATGGATGCGTTTAGAAGCACAGGATTTCCTCCAGGACGGACGTGGTCAATCTTTTTAGTCAAACCAACATAGCTGACAGCAAACTGAACCTCCTTGATGCCCCTAAGAATCGAGCTGACAAGCTCCTTCGAGTCGGAAACGGTCTGCATCAGCTCTTGGTTCGTTGTGCTCCCCGGTACATCGATCTCCTGCATCACCTGATCGACAATAACGCCCATAGGATCGGATTGGGCAAACTCCTGATTGCATTGGCTCTTGATCTGCTTGAACAGTTTCGCGCTGTGGCTGACATCGTCATATGGGACATGTAGACGGCCGAGCTTCAGCGAAATGGCGGCGTCGCGGAGACCGTCGAGGGCTTCATATAAATAGCCGTGGATGTTCAGGGTGGCGCTGTCCAAAACCTCCAACGACTCTCCCCCATTGGCCGTGAAAAGAACACTCCTTAGCGTCACAATCCACTCCGCTTGCTGTTTCTGACGGCTCCTCTCTGCCTTCCCTtgcaagaagaagcgcgCCCGGTCGACCATCTTCGACCTCGTGTCAACCGCCACGGTAAAACTGCCCACTTGCACGTTGCCCACGTCGACAATGTTGACCGAGGAATTGGTCgcaaccacatccaccatccGAAGCCAGTTCACCTTGCGGTGCAacagcttcagcttctctTTTATCTTGGTCAGGCGCTTCCAAGTCTTACTCCTCCCAGCCGACATGGTCTCGCGCCTCGTGATTTTCGGCACCTTCATCGATTCAGCAGCCGGAGGAGTGGAAGCCGCGCCATTGAGCTTCGTCTTTTCGTTATCGCCATCGCTATCCGAGTCCGAATCCTCGCTGCCTGCTGCCAGCCCCGCAACCTTGTTCCCTTCCAACTCCTTGATATCGACGGTAACGGCGAGTTCGCTAACGACTATGCTGAGCCAGGTGGGCTGGGAAAAGGTCGGTCGGTGGACGTTGAGGCCGAGGCCTCTGATGTCGATTCGTATGCCATCGCGCGGGGTGTAGGACAGTCGTCTGAAGGAGAAATAGCCTATGCGCTGGATTGAGAGGCCGGTGATGATTCGTATTACGGCAAATAAAACAAAGGTCGAGAGATAGAGAAGGACTAGGATTCCAAACACAAAGGTCGGGTTAAGGAGGGCCATCTCGAGATGGTATGTGCAACGGGGAGGGACTGGTGGCAGGTGGTGACGTCCATCAGTCGCATACAGTTTTGTGGTATCTTGGGACGTGTAAGTTTCCAAATCCACGGGATCCCCGTCACAGCTTTGAGGGGACAGCCTATCTACATTCACTCGCGCGACCTGGGGAGCAGTGCCATGGTGTGTGGGATCGTTTCTCGTTTCGTCGAGGTAGGTAAGGTCGGGGATCGGAGGACAGCTTTGCAGCAGTTGAGGTGCAGTGCCTGGCAGATAGCGGGACGGGAGGTTTCTTGTCAAGAGGTACACGGGATACTACCGATGCTACGCCGTGTGGTTAGGTACTTGTCATCATGGATGTTGGGTTCAGACTATTTACCAACGCAGTGGCGCAATTAAGGGCGCGGCAGGTAGAAAGtagttaaaaaaaaaagacaactAGCACTGGTATCAAAAGTAACAAAAAGGAAGTGCTCCGTGTGGAAAAAAGGGAGGGAAATTGATACAGAGTCGAGGTCCCAATTCCATTCCCCAAATTCCACAGGCTCCAGAAGTGGGATGGAGTTGCTGGCCTAGGGCGAAATGAATGATCGCTTTGATAACCAATGCCACCCTGGTCACTTCCCCTGGCCAGGTCACAACCCGCCAAAATCCAGTCTTGGCAGGGAGCTTCTGGATGCTTTTCTGccggccaccaccgcccatgTCCACTGCCAGTCGAGCCAGTCTCCCACAAGA encodes the following:
- the FMP27 gene encoding Protein SABRE (EggNog:ENOG503NUKM; COG:S): MALLNPTFVFGILVLLYLSTFVLFAVIRIITGLSIQRIGYFSFRRLSYTPRDGIRIDIRGLGLNVHRPTFSQPTWLSIVVSELAVTVDIKELEGNKVAGLAAGSEDSDSDSDGDNEKTKLNGAASTPPAAESMKVPKITRRETMSAGRSKTWKRLTKIKEKLKLLHRKVNWLRMVDVVATNSSVNIVDVGNVQVGSFTVAVDTRSKMVDRARFFLQGKAERSRQKQQAEWIVTLRSVLFTANGGESLEVLDSATLNIHGYLYEALDGLRDAAISLKLGRLHVPYDDVSHSAKLFKQIKSQCNQEFAQSDPMGVIVDQVMQEIDVPGSTTNQELMQTVSDSKELVSSILRGIKEVQFAVSYVGLTKKIDHVRPGGNPVLLNASMKEVGIDLHRLDPKSSAHRMYFPSKDTAHEALAAALSVSIGLDDGHGKPERIMYIPMATTTVRTTLPSKTVELTHEGTAEQRNANILFANSVVTSPSVDLDPRHLPLLIAMLRRKPKAHKSEPQTRHMLISRLLPKANIKFSMHEPVVRIALPPVHKGADPDDFDLIISSISSISLDMESFHSTVDQLHYSLAATMRLQTHHLYYQTSAGNEKIDLLETDSFDLKIQLSASPNVQVVATGNLQTFSLKMVKDEIGDGLRQIVRQLRLDVEPDKRASSKTARHSNFLRAMPAWLLHFQLSCSDFSVEVAGVDKDISDETRGLAIQLDTWTTEYRAQRLDNLQRRPSRRRASSRGMMSPETDLLKTIPMSPRKKYHHDGDGRRISLHVRGFEAYMIEAEDKWEVEPFLNIPKLELAFSTLSDNQGPVFHVHSQIRTVLLQYSLYRHYAVAVAVAVLRKAFVRTNAAGGASPATRVVMVPSTPKMGVKRLVVGHLSPPSAGGTIPELSLDGEVARSFVQELVAVDFKATLIQIKADLPSDPQVMFQICNLEAGRHRWSPPFLHARLIRLYAEAPRMRRVWARIISVKNVRLDYRESRKKFTGGQVQDERMFDVVSETIRVAVPHDLVVYKITDNLVNSIKSVQQLHHRFKTGTNEYILDKGPEGPRNVPKVSLRTKTLLFELEDGAFEWKLGMIYRAGKVEMMQRQAREEAFRVKVKKIHEEESKKESAKLRTRSAASRGKTRMSGDGGPRSRSIGADEGRSGGGEGRFRGRAPRYDPEGGCLGISGDARISINEARERLNIHNARSWKQRIDQQYELSKNATKDLHAAFWGHNEVPEDWNDSEKILEVPQRPALMSALLSDLHIMLDKPSFPMKDLPDFLHKVGKGMPRDMKYALLVPMSVRIEMGEARISLRDYPLPFIHVPSTKSSQSARMQALSMTTDFVIAEEYRGPESMRKIKVQIVPGRTLDPMASNQGSFAVDVRRTIGPVKTFSDMAIDIHTSNPTRITWGPSYQPAIQDMMMAIESMTKPQLDPSEKVGFWDKIRLNFHSRVRVAWREGGDVHLALKGSRDPYQVTGNGAGFIMCWRKDVRWNIHADDDPKRFMTVDSGEYVLAVPDYSHHVRETRRQHGEDESFTSDSSYKSGAAFKKVVMKLSGKVQVMAGLVFEKAIVNGERSFEFKPHYDVILKAPHLAKAENGVPYDAFRGFRSQHIHLSVAVRAPVDREWTGSVTEPSRSYNTVHLTPRFFTHFFAWWSLFSGPLSLPIRQGALWPGREKNSKKFGRHLATIKYNVLLAPLFLSHIYKHKDVEDYAENSVSATGIKVRFDSWMLDLHMRREEFTTPDRGRNTQSRTSGMRIHAGQLDLVSADVRAVSASIRGTTADAVTKASLSSYIGDQEPDVADVSRFTIPDNDSRWIDMDDFVELDWILPTELNPDTKILPLAFAPRVTYFRQTDIGGLIDGDPDRTTHFGKEPTHFCIMSHDDDPRRVQSQLIRRRLEQIDQQAEIHRRTLGEIELKMVRGDTTTADLGAEYEILSRHTAVLHGRKVFLEGMLREMTPRAASCSDEDEESTATEGDLNRPDYLRGDDSDESEVTGEFASDFKNRFVVHNVQLKWNNTLRNIILRYMHQVGQRRGFVYYLSRPAVKFILDLVDEQTKSKTAATPTGTGKSPDANGKDRDVQKDIEDRIRKILGDGKKFSGSTGNIDAQHPAMADLSGGIADEFTTQNAYHVRLIAPQIQLQSDKNKKHVVLTTAKGMELKVVDVLEKSRISDNVSGLVQRRFLVNMDSTQFFVTHQKWFSTQLVSMYSGNTYGTPAGSSWPPWVPMEVMFDFQADPFGFKRVVQKTSAMLRYDKYNTLRLKYNDEVNTSEAAAVDNLSQAGSAQESRTDNLWVEFPQAHALCNSSQYYAIYVIVLDLLMYSEPLEKTRNERLEKIMLASDFSDLRGAPEMVIKLQERVRQLEDIKTHFQTHSRQMDEKGWQDRLVLERDLAACEDELFFMMKAITTSQRKFDHSTSSALLKWSITAKEIVWQLIRDNNEPLVELQLKDVEYDRTDNSDGSHINLIQVGRILGLNLLPDAIYPAMIAPYFEPSAGVVDIETKPMIRVYWNMLEAIAGIPIMDHFEVNLFPLKVQLEREVGKKLFEYIFPGIDGDAPAEGKNTSPFMIKQSIPGEEEDEGDNMSISESLANQITDHLTVPGEQEPDIPQFETRAGSLELRLRPTLTSDPDEDPPKHKALSIHSGEGTSFRLFRSGTGFKAVNKKRSYDSLRGSTPRPGVSRTGTGFSSNISISGDSRKSSRFGLRHRSTATDEEKAKARSDDLTKMIDRASNYMTFAYIKMPSVVLCVSYKGKGERNFEDVHDFVFRMPTIEYRNKTWSNLDLALALKSRVIKALISHTGAIIGNKFSKHRPNIAQQSKLREVATSSVLLATPVGSSIAGGESRENSGDDSSSIYGVGASPVDFSRSPPQSIRRAAAAASSIPVPKSSASRSSSIASSQRSATVPQQQQASAGGHVVANTQATGAIPTFLMTQPTQSTISSGSSSSAQEGGKTGFGSLLRPASSGWAKPFGGGGGSNGQQQQYQQTKRPGSSGGLGMGMGNNTVAFSNYNTGVGGMGMEEVMNSGGGGGSPERKRTGGHMGFRDKLSAIRHKLKEGSGGGQREQSVVVVRDQGGAMVLEDGGEDGEGGGGLMKTLSHRSSRRQ